A genome region from Natronosalvus rutilus includes the following:
- a CDS encoding heme o synthase — MFGGIVGYDHFERFPVNGTETARSNTLYPLMTTLFTTRRFVLLLATTTLATYALLATGAALATTDAGSVCGTWPLCTDGFASPIDPALIAVLGHRLLAGVVGLLLALTTLGAWKTEANRRTRIAISGGVVLFVIQVGVGGLVVVTGEPVAGRAHLAIAAVLFTALLAALGWTLEGESTIERSTLDAADPAPSSATTSEPPSAPPSEPPSNPTQANAERSTRARLRSRGRSYLELTKPRLMWLLCLLALAGMALATTTGQWPDGVTVVATLAGGVLATGASGAFNHAYERDRDQQMSRTANRPVATDQVSAARATLFAFSLAVLSMVVLVTLVSLLVAALTLVAIIYYSVLYTVVLKPNTTWNIAIGGGSGALPAVIGWAAVTGSIGLPAIILALIVVVWTPAHFYNLAIVYRDDYARAGYPMFPVVSGVSAARRRVLLTLGGTLVMTTVLGLVTPLGWLFTLSTIIVGGLFLGTAVVQCRRRTDRATLRTFHASNAYLGVVLLAIVAEALVVGLRP, encoded by the coding sequence ATGTTCGGGGGAATTGTCGGGTACGACCATTTCGAACGCTTTCCTGTGAACGGGACCGAAACCGCCCGTTCGAACACGCTCTACCCACTCATGACGACCCTGTTTACGACACGTCGATTCGTCCTCCTCCTCGCGACAACGACGCTCGCAACCTACGCACTGCTCGCGACGGGGGCGGCGCTCGCGACGACCGACGCCGGAAGCGTCTGCGGGACGTGGCCGCTCTGTACCGACGGATTCGCGTCACCGATCGATCCGGCGCTGATCGCCGTTCTCGGTCATCGACTGCTCGCCGGGGTCGTCGGCCTGTTACTCGCCCTGACGACGCTCGGCGCCTGGAAGACGGAGGCCAATCGACGGACGCGCATCGCCATCAGCGGCGGCGTGGTCCTGTTCGTGATTCAGGTCGGTGTCGGTGGACTCGTCGTCGTTACCGGGGAGCCCGTCGCGGGACGAGCCCACCTCGCGATCGCTGCCGTGCTCTTCACTGCGCTGCTCGCTGCCCTCGGCTGGACGCTCGAGGGCGAGTCGACCATTGAACGGAGCACGCTCGACGCCGCCGATCCGGCCCCGTCGTCCGCAACCACAAGCGAACCGCCGTCCGCACCCCCGAGTGAGCCGCCGTCGAACCCGACTCAGGCCAACGCGGAACGGTCGACGCGCGCCCGACTCCGTTCGAGGGGACGATCCTACCTCGAGTTGACGAAACCACGGCTGATGTGGCTACTGTGTCTGCTCGCACTCGCGGGGATGGCGCTCGCGACGACGACCGGTCAGTGGCCCGACGGCGTGACCGTCGTGGCGACGCTCGCCGGCGGGGTGCTGGCCACGGGAGCGAGCGGGGCGTTCAACCACGCCTACGAGCGCGACCGCGATCAACAGATGTCGCGAACGGCGAACCGTCCCGTGGCGACCGATCAGGTGTCGGCCGCCCGCGCGACCCTCTTTGCGTTCTCGCTGGCCGTCCTTTCGATGGTCGTGCTCGTGACGCTAGTCAGCCTCCTCGTCGCGGCGCTGACGTTAGTGGCCATCATCTACTACAGCGTGCTCTACACCGTCGTCCTCAAACCGAATACGACCTGGAACATCGCGATTGGCGGCGGGTCGGGCGCGCTTCCGGCCGTCATCGGCTGGGCCGCCGTCACGGGATCGATCGGACTGCCGGCGATCATACTCGCGCTAATCGTCGTCGTCTGGACGCCGGCTCACTTCTACAACCTCGCAATCGTCTACCGCGACGACTACGCGCGGGCCGGCTATCCGATGTTTCCGGTCGTCTCGGGCGTCTCGGCCGCCCGTCGCCGGGTCCTCCTGACCCTCGGCGGAACGCTGGTGATGACGACCGTGCTCGGTCTCGTGACCCCACTCGGCTGGCTCTTCACCCTCTCAACGATCATCGTGGGTGGGCTGTTTCTCGGGACGGCGGTCGTGCAGTGTCGCCGCAGAACTGACCGTGCGACGCTCCGAACCTTCCACGCCTCGAACGCCTACCTCGGCGTCGTCCTGCTCGCCATCGTCGCCGAAGCGCTCGTCGTCGGTCTTCGACCATGA
- a CDS encoding ABC transporter ATP-binding protein: MTGGDTHPIAVEGLTKYYGDVRGVEDLTFSVENGEIFGFLGPNGAGKSTAIRVLLGLLGPTDGEARVLGRNVTDRNALRAVKRDLGYLPSDVTFYDRVTGEAILDYFGRLRGETRREELLERFPVPLERHVKAYSSGNRQKLAIVAAFMHDPELAIMDEPTSGLDPLVQNEFYDLLEERKRRGLASFFSSHVLSEVRRVCDRVGIIRNGRLIELDTVSNILAERGTVATVRLAEEPPVEALEFRGIARVDRLESGTYRLALSREFDALIDRLHEYTVLDLEVREASIDDVFLHFYGDGEDGPS, encoded by the coding sequence GTGACGGGCGGAGATACACACCCGATAGCGGTCGAGGGACTCACCAAGTACTACGGGGACGTTCGCGGCGTCGAAGACCTCACGTTTTCCGTCGAGAACGGCGAAATATTCGGGTTTCTCGGTCCTAACGGCGCAGGCAAGTCGACGGCGATTCGGGTCCTGCTCGGGCTGTTGGGGCCGACCGACGGCGAAGCGCGGGTACTGGGCCGCAACGTCACCGACCGGAACGCGCTTCGCGCCGTGAAACGAGACCTGGGCTACCTGCCGAGCGACGTTACCTTCTACGACCGGGTCACGGGAGAGGCGATCCTCGATTACTTCGGTCGCCTTCGCGGTGAGACACGGCGCGAGGAATTGCTGGAACGCTTTCCCGTGCCGCTCGAGCGACACGTGAAGGCCTACTCGAGTGGCAACCGACAGAAACTCGCCATCGTGGCCGCGTTCATGCACGATCCGGAGCTAGCGATCATGGACGAACCCACGTCGGGACTGGATCCGCTCGTTCAGAACGAGTTCTACGATCTGCTCGAGGAACGAAAGCGCCGCGGGCTGGCGAGTTTCTTCTCTTCGCACGTGCTGAGCGAGGTCCGTCGCGTCTGCGACCGGGTCGGTATCATCAGGAACGGCCGATTGATCGAACTCGACACCGTCAGCAACATCCTCGCGGAGAGGGGTACGGTTGCCACCGTCCGACTGGCCGAGGAGCCACCCGTCGAGGCGCTCGAGTTCCGGGGAATCGCGCGGGTCGATCGACTCGAGTCCGGCACGTATCGGCTCGCCCTCTCGCGGGAGTTCGATGCACTGATTGATCGATTACACGAGTATACGGTGCTGGACCTGGAGGTGCGTGAAGCATCTATCGACGACGTGTTTCTGCACTTTTATGGCGACGGGGAGGACGGCCCCTCGTGA
- a CDS encoding COG1361 S-layer family protein encodes MTGQQDASSRQNRRLVVLGHVVLIVGFLVGALSGAAVLQADTAAANVQDDSAGNETGTDPDSAGANATDDGRDDGNESGQFPPIDGEVGLPHEGSATAGPAIVQAPADDIEVAVAEGQSVRAGGATTVTLEVTNDGDDDAMDVVVTLQAPDGTLSLGAPNAPQAEQSVSLGDLEEDETETVDVRVAAAAVEPGTYPVFATVQYLVEDGDEGDDGGNGDDNGDNGDDEAVVIGGPSVLAIDLEERPRLGVTPVDGTVPVDGDGVYEVRISNDGTEPVSGVVATLEAGPPLSSESPTAYVGTLHPGESETVRFALESSSDAIETTTSATITLTYETGHDGDGQTATNPISVPVSLVESDGEADVESIAPFVVVAFVFALALLWWYRRR; translated from the coding sequence ATGACGGGCCAGCAGGATGCCTCGAGCCGACAGAATCGTCGACTCGTCGTGCTCGGGCACGTCGTTCTCATCGTCGGATTCCTGGTCGGAGCGCTCAGCGGGGCGGCGGTACTCCAGGCCGACACTGCTGCGGCAAACGTACAAGACGACAGCGCCGGGAACGAGACGGGAACCGATCCCGACTCGGCGGGCGCGAACGCCACGGACGACGGTCGCGACGACGGGAACGAGTCCGGACAGTTCCCGCCCATCGACGGCGAGGTCGGTCTGCCACACGAGGGTTCCGCTACCGCAGGTCCAGCGATCGTCCAGGCACCCGCCGACGACATCGAGGTCGCCGTCGCGGAGGGGCAGTCAGTGCGAGCGGGTGGCGCGACGACTGTGACGCTCGAGGTGACCAACGACGGCGACGACGATGCAATGGACGTCGTCGTGACGCTCCAGGCACCGGACGGAACGCTGTCGCTCGGGGCACCGAACGCGCCCCAGGCCGAGCAATCGGTCTCCCTCGGAGACCTCGAGGAGGATGAAACCGAGACCGTCGATGTCCGGGTCGCGGCGGCCGCGGTCGAACCAGGAACGTATCCGGTGTTCGCGACCGTTCAGTACCTGGTCGAGGACGGTGACGAGGGAGACGACGGTGGGAACGGTGACGATAACGGCGACAACGGCGACGACGAAGCCGTCGTAATCGGCGGGCCGTCGGTGCTCGCCATCGACCTCGAGGAGCGCCCGAGACTTGGTGTAACGCCCGTCGACGGAACCGTCCCCGTCGACGGCGACGGCGTCTACGAGGTCCGGATTTCGAACGACGGCACCGAACCCGTTTCCGGCGTCGTCGCCACCCTCGAAGCCGGGCCACCGCTCTCGAGCGAGTCACCGACAGCGTACGTCGGGACCCTCCACCCCGGCGAATCGGAAACAGTACGCTTCGCCCTCGAGTCGTCCTCGGACGCCATCGAGACGACCACCAGCGCGACGATCACGCTGACCTACGAGACGGGGCACGATGGCGACGGCCAGACGGCGACGAATCCGATCTCGGTCCCCGTTTCGCTCGTCGAATCCGATGGCGAGGCCGATGTCGAGTCGATCGCCCCGTTCGTCGTCGTCGCGTTCGTGTTCGCGCTCGCCCTGCTCTGGTGGTATCGGCGCCGGTGA
- a CDS encoding ABC transporter permease yields MFELTSFEAGRRLRGSLLLSSALVALIALTIALFPSIQATGPDLDAYLESLPPEATRAFVGSVTTLTTIEGYLVSQFYQFGWVILLAIYYAYAAASTVAGELERGTVEMTLTLPVSRTRFVVGKFLSLVPGLVLVNAITFLAIYLGVIFVDESIDVVYLFAVHAYSIAYLLACAGVGLLASVVFDSVRRAQTVGVGAVFGLFLLDTFTFGTDAEWLGDVAFSRYFDPGAILAEGEISWTDFSVLCVAVVVLLVVASEYFEQRDVSS; encoded by the coding sequence ATGTTCGAACTCACGTCCTTCGAGGCCGGCCGGCGATTGCGCGGATCGCTACTGTTATCCAGTGCGCTGGTCGCCCTGATCGCGCTCACGATCGCGCTCTTTCCGTCGATACAGGCGACGGGGCCCGACCTTGACGCCTACCTCGAGTCGCTCCCGCCCGAGGCGACGCGCGCTTTCGTCGGAAGTGTAACCACGCTAACGACGATCGAGGGCTACCTCGTCTCGCAATTCTACCAGTTCGGCTGGGTAATCTTGCTCGCGATCTACTACGCGTACGCCGCGGCGTCGACGGTCGCCGGCGAACTCGAGCGTGGAACGGTGGAGATGACGCTCACGCTGCCGGTGTCGCGCACTCGGTTCGTCGTCGGGAAATTTCTGTCCCTCGTCCCTGGACTCGTCCTGGTCAACGCGATCACGTTCCTCGCGATCTATCTGGGTGTAATCTTCGTGGACGAATCGATCGACGTCGTCTATCTATTCGCCGTCCACGCGTACTCGATCGCGTACCTGCTCGCCTGTGCCGGGGTTGGCCTGCTTGCATCGGTCGTCTTCGATTCCGTTCGCCGAGCCCAGACCGTCGGCGTCGGCGCGGTGTTTGGGCTATTCCTGCTCGACACGTTCACCTTCGGCACTGACGCTGAATGGCTCGGCGACGTGGCGTTCTCGCGGTATTTCGACCCAGGGGCAATTCTCGCCGAGGGCGAGATCTCGTGGACCGATTTCTCCGTCCTCTGTGTTGCCGTCGTCGTCCTCCTGGTCGTCGCTAGCGAATACTTCGAGCAGCGAGACGTCTCGAGCTAG
- the nirK gene encoding copper-containing nitrite reductase, with product MTQLNSKRRRFLQGLGVAGAVAVAGCVGNADEGNGNGNGNGNDEEPAGDTEESLPGAKSVDVDRVAADPTDIPGPVDWNEPRHHEISMTTTEVTAEIEPGVTFDYMTFDDQIPGPMIRVRRGDTIHLTLTNSEENSMPHNIDLHAVYGPGGGAEDTTINPGESAEFEFKAMYPGVHVYHCAVPNMDYHISAGMYGAILVEPEGGLPAVDRELYFGQNELYTKGTPGEEGHHAFSFDKMKAEDPTYVTLNGEAYAFTGNGYGPVTVQKGERVRVFFANGGPNLTSALHPIGNVFDAYYREGDLLSEPGRFIETAPVVPGSVAAGEMETPVPGPIKLVDHALTRAARRGMLGVIEVEGEPEPDIYNPNP from the coding sequence ATGACCCAACTGAATTCGAAACGACGGCGGTTCTTACAGGGGCTCGGTGTTGCTGGTGCAGTAGCGGTCGCTGGCTGTGTCGGGAACGCTGACGAGGGGAACGGAAACGGTAACGGAAATGGCAATGACGAGGAGCCGGCAGGCGACACGGAAGAGTCGCTCCCGGGTGCGAAGTCGGTCGACGTAGATCGCGTCGCGGCCGATCCGACGGACATTCCGGGGCCGGTCGACTGGAACGAGCCGCGTCACCACGAAATCTCGATGACGACGACAGAGGTCACCGCGGAGATCGAACCTGGCGTCACCTTCGACTACATGACGTTCGACGACCAGATCCCGGGACCGATGATTCGCGTGCGCCGGGGCGACACGATCCACCTTACGCTCACGAACAGCGAGGAGAACTCGATGCCCCACAACATCGACCTGCACGCGGTCTACGGCCCGGGTGGAGGCGCCGAGGACACGACGATCAACCCGGGCGAGAGCGCGGAGTTCGAGTTCAAGGCGATGTACCCTGGCGTGCACGTCTACCACTGTGCAGTCCCGAACATGGACTACCACATCAGTGCCGGGATGTACGGCGCGATCCTTGTCGAGCCCGAGGGTGGGCTCCCGGCGGTCGATCGCGAACTGTACTTCGGGCAGAACGAACTGTACACGAAGGGAACCCCCGGCGAAGAGGGCCATCACGCGTTCAGCTTCGATAAGATGAAAGCCGAGGACCCGACCTACGTCACCCTCAACGGCGAGGCCTACGCGTTCACCGGGAACGGCTACGGCCCCGTGACCGTCCAGAAGGGCGAACGGGTTCGCGTGTTCTTCGCCAACGGCGGTCCGAACCTGACGAGTGCCCTCCACCCCATCGGGAACGTCTTCGATGCGTACTACCGCGAAGGCGACCTACTCTCCGAGCCGGGCCGGTTCATCGAAACCGCGCCGGTCGTCCCCGGTTCCGTCGCGGCTGGCGAGATGGAGACCCCGGTTCCCGGTCCGATCAAGCTCGTCGACCACGCGCTCACTCGAGCCGCCCGGCGGGGGATGCTGGGCGTCATCGAGGTCGAGGGCGAACCGGAACCCGACATCTACAATCCGAACCCGTAG
- a CDS encoding DUF2249 domain-containing protein has translation MSTPDQGHESVVERTAAPQDRPRTVLDVRSLGPPAPLVNTLERLAELPDDTVLIQRNDRAPQFLYLKLEDRGYTYETLETDDEVVTIIWRE, from the coding sequence ATGTCTACTCCCGACCAGGGCCACGAGTCAGTCGTCGAACGGACGGCAGCGCCCCAGGACCGACCGCGAACCGTGCTCGACGTCCGATCGCTGGGACCGCCTGCTCCACTCGTGAACACGCTCGAGCGACTGGCGGAACTGCCCGATGACACGGTACTGATTCAGCGAAACGACCGCGCCCCGCAGTTTCTGTATCTGAAACTCGAGGACCGAGGCTATACGTACGAGACGCTCGAGACTGACGACGAAGTCGTGACCATTATCTGGCGAGAGTGA
- a CDS encoding DUF2249 domain-containing protein yields MTTLDVRSIPPVDRHPTIHDAFDELEAGETLTIINDHEPKPLFYEFQAEVDEFDVDGYAVEQAEAGKFVAEFPKRAE; encoded by the coding sequence ATGACGACACTCGACGTCAGATCGATTCCGCCGGTCGACCGCCACCCGACGATTCACGACGCCTTCGACGAACTCGAGGCGGGCGAAACGCTGACGATTATCAACGATCACGAACCGAAGCCGCTGTTCTACGAGTTCCAGGCGGAAGTCGACGAGTTCGACGTCGACGGGTACGCCGTCGAGCAGGCTGAGGCGGGGAAATTCGTCGCGGAGTTCCCCAAACGAGCCGAGTAA
- a CDS encoding helix-turn-helix domain-containing protein, with translation MAHATLTVTLPEKVWVQEVSSAHPEATFYVDAAVPGAESGFALVRITGPDVPAVLEDMEDHPQLTEISLIQWSENEATVHFETTAPLLLFSSRDSGMPIELPVEIRQGKATLEVAGSRDRLSQLADQFSRFGLEYRIDSVHERLHDTQLLSERQHELVVAAVEHGYYDTPRRCSLTDLADRLGIAKSTCSETLHRAEEAIIKQFVENLVDVERQPPLEEELVS, from the coding sequence ATGGCTCACGCGACGCTCACCGTCACGCTCCCGGAGAAGGTGTGGGTGCAGGAGGTCTCGAGCGCCCACCCGGAGGCAACCTTCTACGTCGACGCCGCGGTTCCGGGCGCCGAATCGGGATTTGCCCTGGTTCGAATCACCGGTCCCGACGTCCCGGCCGTCCTCGAGGACATGGAGGACCATCCACAGCTCACCGAAATCTCGCTAATTCAGTGGAGCGAGAACGAGGCAACGGTCCACTTCGAGACCACGGCCCCGTTGTTGCTCTTCTCCTCGCGCGACTCTGGTATGCCGATCGAACTCCCGGTCGAGATCCGACAGGGGAAAGCGACCCTCGAGGTCGCCGGCTCTCGGGACCGACTTTCCCAGTTGGCCGACCAGTTCTCTCGGTTCGGTCTCGAGTACCGTATCGACAGCGTCCACGAACGGCTCCACGACACGCAGCTACTGTCGGAGCGCCAGCACGAACTCGTCGTCGCCGCCGTCGAACACGGGTACTACGATACCCCGCGCCGGTGTTCGCTGACCGACCTTGCCGACCGTCTCGGCATCGCGAAATCGACCTGCAGCGAGACGCTCCATCGGGCCGAAGAGGCGATCATCAAGCAGTTCGTCGAGAATCTGGTCGATGTAGAACGACAGCCTCCGCTCGAGGAGGAACTGGTGTCCTGA
- a CDS encoding halocyanin domain-containing protein, translating to MTVHDKRKRRFLRAVGGALVFGGLAGCLEDEEASGGNGDSDGSENGGNSNGNGNGGADYDFDGYLDDANNYDGVEDHTGESEVTVDVGAGSDGFAYGPAAIVVDSGTTVVWEWTGAGSPHDVIAEDGSFESEMLSDEGETFEHTFEETGTFTYHCSPHVSMGMKGAVVVE from the coding sequence ATGACTGTACACGATAAACGGAAACGGCGATTTCTACGGGCCGTCGGGGGAGCGCTCGTCTTTGGCGGACTCGCCGGGTGTCTCGAGGACGAGGAAGCTAGCGGCGGGAACGGGGACAGTGATGGAAGTGAAAATGGCGGGAACAGCAACGGGAACGGGAACGGCGGCGCCGACTACGACTTCGACGGTTACCTCGACGACGCCAACAACTACGACGGCGTCGAGGACCACACCGGCGAGTCCGAGGTCACCGTCGACGTCGGTGCTGGCTCGGACGGCTTCGCGTACGGGCCTGCGGCCATCGTCGTCGACTCGGGCACGACCGTCGTCTGGGAGTGGACCGGCGCCGGCAGCCCACACGACGTCATCGCCGAGGACGGAAGCTTCGAGAGCGAGATGCTGAGCGACGAGGGGGAAACCTTCGAACACACCTTCGAGGAGACCGGTACCTTCACCTACCACTGCTCGCCCCACGTCAGCATGGGCATGAAAGGCGCCGTCGTCGTCGAATAG
- a CDS encoding 4Fe-4S ferredoxin N-terminal domain-containing protein, with amino-acid sequence MSADEAESGDATETLEALHTEEWEAEMRELLEDGEYDADLGLAMAKDAQRLVAGELTEAEFAARYHDAVVEEFEVDDTELPEELAGLEDIDDERSLADRLAALEEDGEMDRREVMKKMGAAGLFLGLGTWATVDSAEGADSAAAAGEAEDEGTQYGMVIDLEKCDGCLACVVACSQENNTSMGANWMYVFTYEEPDQDGHNFLVRTCQHCSDAPCQKVCPTTARHKRTEDGLVLTDYDVCIGCRYCQVACPYGVNYFQWGEPDTPQSELDPEHVYDGRDRRVDSRPPKGVMGKCTMCPSRQDGKRGEDKIGTTACEDACAMDAIHFGDMNDEDSDPNRYLEQVREETPNDRETFHNRTENKVSTFRLLEELGTDPNVVFVGNEPGPDAKQVEGPVAYEDVGQLDRRKEVLDDGTFAGGVSP; translated from the coding sequence ATGAGCGCCGACGAAGCCGAATCCGGCGACGCCACGGAGACGCTCGAGGCGCTCCACACCGAAGAATGGGAGGCGGAGATGCGCGAACTACTCGAGGACGGCGAGTACGACGCCGACCTCGGGCTGGCGATGGCCAAGGACGCCCAGCGCCTCGTCGCGGGCGAGTTGACCGAAGCCGAGTTCGCCGCGCGCTACCACGACGCGGTCGTCGAGGAGTTCGAGGTCGACGACACCGAATTGCCCGAGGAGCTGGCAGGGCTCGAAGACATCGACGACGAGCGTTCGTTGGCCGACAGACTGGCCGCCCTCGAGGAGGACGGCGAGATGGACCGCCGCGAGGTAATGAAGAAGATGGGTGCCGCGGGACTCTTCCTCGGACTCGGCACCTGGGCCACGGTGGACAGCGCCGAGGGCGCCGACTCGGCCGCGGCCGCCGGCGAGGCCGAAGACGAGGGCACGCAGTACGGGATGGTCATCGACCTCGAGAAGTGCGACGGCTGTTTGGCCTGCGTGGTCGCTTGCAGCCAGGAGAACAACACCTCGATGGGGGCCAACTGGATGTACGTCTTCACCTACGAGGAGCCCGACCAGGACGGCCACAACTTCCTCGTGCGGACGTGCCAGCACTGTTCGGACGCCCCCTGCCAGAAGGTCTGTCCGACGACGGCCAGACACAAGCGGACCGAGGACGGCCTCGTCCTGACTGACTACGACGTCTGCATCGGCTGCCGGTACTGTCAGGTGGCCTGCCCCTACGGCGTGAACTACTTCCAGTGGGGCGAACCCGACACCCCGCAGTCGGAACTCGATCCGGAGCACGTCTACGATGGGCGCGACCGCCGGGTCGACAGTCGGCCGCCGAAGGGCGTCATGGGCAAGTGTACGATGTGCCCCTCCCGCCAGGACGGCAAGCGCGGCGAGGACAAGATCGGCACGACCGCCTGCGAGGACGCCTGTGCGATGGATGCCATCCACTTCGGGGACATGAACGACGAGGACAGCGACCCCAACCGCTACCTCGAGCAGGTCCGGGAGGAAACCCCCAACGACCGCGAGACGTTCCACAACCGGACCGAGAACAAAGTCTCGACGTTCCGACTGCTCGAGGAACTCGGCACCGACCCGAACGTCGTCTTCGTCGGGAACGAACCGGGCCCCGACGCGAAACAGGTCGAAGGGCCCGTGGCCTACGAGGACGTCGGACAACTCGACCGCCGGAAGGAAGTCCTGGACGACGGCACGTTCGCCGGAGGTGTCTCGCCGTGA
- the nrfD gene encoding NrfD/PsrC family molybdoenzyme membrane anchor subunit: MSTERPSEADIVRPMQRTSKGYYGLLAILSLGILTFLIGWGLQLRDGLIVTNLGDWGSSGGVTWGLYIGAFIWWVGIAHGGIILSAAVRLLGMDRYKPVARLAELLTIAGLTAAGLYIIIHVGRPDRIVTSILLNYHETIHTSPLVWDVTVITLYFVMTATYLALTIRYDVTRLRDDLPDRLEPLYRALTIGYTEEEDEVVDRMVWWLALGIIILAPLLLHGGVIPWLFALLSSMPGWSGAIQGPQFLTIALTSAISGVLIASYAFRRTYDWDHIITDDVFRGLLLWLGFFSLLFLWLQLQQVINGVFAPPVDVDYAMHAKLAQPLYWVSMGLVFGTMAYVFAQTLRPSLFSLERSIAAAVAVLCATLVEKILFVVEGLMHPTFSLYSGVPGSYFPSLVELSSLVGTIAIVTMFFMVVAKVIPVVELHAIEELRGHDDEAESAPTADSPMEVNA, translated from the coding sequence GTGAGCACCGAACGTCCGAGCGAAGCGGACATCGTTCGGCCGATGCAGCGCACCTCGAAGGGATACTACGGTCTGCTCGCGATCCTCTCTCTTGGAATCCTCACGTTCCTAATCGGTTGGGGACTCCAGCTCCGAGACGGCCTCATCGTCACCAACCTCGGGGACTGGGGCTCGAGCGGCGGCGTCACATGGGGGCTGTACATCGGCGCGTTCATCTGGTGGGTCGGGATCGCTCACGGTGGGATCATCCTATCGGCGGCGGTCCGCCTGCTCGGCATGGACCGGTACAAGCCGGTCGCCCGACTCGCGGAGTTGCTGACGATCGCCGGGCTAACGGCAGCCGGACTGTACATCATCATCCACGTCGGTCGACCGGACCGGATCGTCACGAGCATCCTGCTCAACTACCACGAGACGATCCACACCTCGCCGCTGGTCTGGGACGTGACCGTCATCACGCTCTACTTCGTGATGACCGCGACCTACCTCGCACTGACGATACGCTACGACGTGACGCGTCTTCGCGACGACCTCCCGGACCGACTCGAGCCGCTGTACCGGGCGTTGACGATCGGGTACACCGAGGAAGAAGACGAAGTCGTCGATCGGATGGTCTGGTGGCTCGCGCTGGGGATCATCATCCTCGCGCCGCTGTTGCTCCACGGTGGGGTAATCCCATGGCTGTTCGCCCTGCTGTCGTCGATGCCGGGTTGGTCGGGCGCGATTCAGGGCCCGCAGTTCCTGACCATCGCGCTGACCTCGGCTATCAGCGGCGTGTTGATCGCCTCCTACGCGTTCCGACGGACCTACGACTGGGACCACATCATCACTGACGACGTGTTCCGCGGGCTCTTGCTGTGGCTCGGCTTCTTCAGTCTGCTGTTCCTCTGGCTCCAGCTCCAGCAGGTCATTAACGGCGTCTTCGCGCCGCCGGTCGACGTCGACTACGCGATGCACGCCAAACTCGCTCAGCCGCTGTACTGGGTGTCGATGGGCCTCGTCTTCGGGACGATGGCGTACGTCTTCGCCCAGACGCTCCGCCCGTCGTTGTTTAGCCTCGAGCGCAGCATCGCCGCGGCAGTCGCGGTGCTCTGTGCGACGCTGGTCGAGAAGATTCTCTTCGTCGTCGAGGGGCTCATGCATCCGACGTTCAGCCTCTACAGCGGCGTCCCCGGATCGTACTTCCCGAGCCTCGTTGAGCTCTCCTCGCTGGTCGGGACCATCGCCATCGTCACCATGTTCTTCATGGTCGTCGCGAAGGTAATCCCGGTCGTCGAACTCCACGCGATCGAGGAACTGCGGGGTCACGACGACGAGGCCGAATCGGCTCCGACGGCTGACTCCCCAATGGAGGTGAACGCGTAA